The Seriola aureovittata isolate HTS-2021-v1 ecotype China chromosome 2, ASM2101889v1, whole genome shotgun sequence genome has a segment encoding these proteins:
- the LOC130178880 gene encoding calglandulin-like isoform X1: MASKLTQEQITEYKGIFEMFDEEGNGDVKTQELERLMSLMGINPTKRELSQMAKDVDKDGKGLFNCDSFLGLMALYHERTKNQDAELRAAFKVFDKEAKGYIDWNTLKYVLMNAGEPLNEIEAEQMMKEADRDGDGTIDYEEFVAMMTGNLFKMS, encoded by the exons ATG gcCAGCAAGCTAACACAAGAGCAGATCACAGAGTATAAAGGAATTTTCGAGATGTTCGATGAAGAGGGAAATGGAGATGTGAAGACACAGGAGCTGGAGAGGCTGATGAGTTTAATGGGAATCAATCCGACAAAAAGAGAGCTCAGCCAGATGGCCAAAGATGTGGACAAAGATG GTAAAGGGTTATTCAACTGTGACAGCTTCCTGGGTCTGATGGCATTATACCATGAAAGAACCAAGAACCAGGATGCTGAACTCAGAGCTGCTTTTAAAGTGTTTGATAAAGAGGCCAAGGGTTATATTGACTGGAACACACTGAA ATACGTACTGATGAATGCAGGAGAACCACTCAATGAGATCGAAGCGGAGCAAATGATGAAGGAGGCAGATAGAGATGGAGATGGAACCATCGATTATGAAG AATTTGTGGCCATGATGACCGGAAACTTGTTTAAAATGAGCTGA
- the LOC130178880 gene encoding calmodulin-like protein 6 isoform X2: MFDEEGNGDVKTQELERLMSLMGINPTKRELSQMAKDVDKDGKGLFNCDSFLGLMALYHERTKNQDAELRAAFKVFDKEAKGYIDWNTLKYVLMNAGEPLNEIEAEQMMKEADRDGDGTIDYEEFVAMMTGNLFKMS, translated from the exons ATGTTCGATGAAGAGGGAAATGGAGATGTGAAGACACAGGAGCTGGAGAGGCTGATGAGTTTAATGGGAATCAATCCGACAAAAAGAGAGCTCAGCCAGATGGCCAAAGATGTGGACAAAGATG GTAAAGGGTTATTCAACTGTGACAGCTTCCTGGGTCTGATGGCATTATACCATGAAAGAACCAAGAACCAGGATGCTGAACTCAGAGCTGCTTTTAAAGTGTTTGATAAAGAGGCCAAGGGTTATATTGACTGGAACACACTGAA ATACGTACTGATGAATGCAGGAGAACCACTCAATGAGATCGAAGCGGAGCAAATGATGAAGGAGGCAGATAGAGATGGAGATGGAACCATCGATTATGAAG AATTTGTGGCCATGATGACCGGAAACTTGTTTAAAATGAGCTGA